A DNA window from Allokutzneria albata contains the following coding sequences:
- a CDS encoding acyl carrier protein, whose amino-acid sequence MTTVDRAEVLVYVREQIAKHLAVDVEQVQPDMPVYALPDIDSLKAMRAITEVEKRFGVTAPVGEIIVTRTVGEVADVLHATIEESRS is encoded by the coding sequence GTGACGACAGTCGACCGTGCGGAAGTCCTGGTCTACGTGCGAGAGCAGATCGCCAAGCACCTCGCCGTCGACGTGGAGCAGGTCCAGCCGGACATGCCGGTCTACGCGCTGCCGGACATCGACTCGCTGAAGGCGATGCGGGCGATCACCGAGGTGGAGAAGCGCTTCGGGGTGACGGCACCGGTCGGCGAGATCATCGTGACCCGCACGGTCGGTGAGGTCGCCGACGTGCTGCACGCGACGATCGAGGAGAGCCGGTCGTGA
- a CDS encoding universal stress protein, which yields MTKPIIVGVDGSTSAHHAVLWAAREAASRKAPLHLVHACLEISTYTPTPLPRSFSEALREQGSDYLVAAAERAREIAPGIEVATQLVVGTAAETLTTLSEQAQLVVLGSRGLGGFTALVVGSVALALAAHARCPVVVVRGATGNCEPSREGCVVAGVDASPASDAVLEFAFDQASRGGAELVVVHTWNDHVAESAWAMAPYVALDWEAIEAEAYLLLAERLAGWQEKYPDVVVRRVVTKESATRALMREAAAARLLVVGSRGRGGLCGMLLGSTSQALLHHAPCPVAVVRAV from the coding sequence ATGACCAAGCCGATCATCGTGGGGGTTGACGGTTCGACCTCTGCCCACCACGCCGTGCTCTGGGCGGCCCGTGAGGCCGCGTCGCGGAAGGCGCCGCTGCACCTCGTGCACGCGTGTCTGGAGATCAGCACCTACACCCCGACCCCGCTGCCGCGCAGCTTCTCCGAGGCGCTGCGTGAGCAGGGCAGCGACTACCTCGTGGCGGCCGCGGAGCGCGCCAGGGAGATCGCACCGGGCATCGAGGTGGCCACGCAGCTGGTCGTCGGCACCGCCGCGGAGACGTTGACCACCTTGTCCGAGCAGGCTCAGCTGGTCGTGCTCGGCTCCCGCGGGCTCGGCGGGTTCACCGCGCTGGTCGTGGGTTCGGTCGCCCTCGCGCTGGCCGCTCACGCGCGCTGCCCGGTCGTGGTCGTCCGGGGGGCAACCGGGAACTGCGAGCCGTCGCGCGAGGGCTGCGTGGTGGCGGGTGTTGATGCGTCGCCGGCCAGCGACGCTGTGCTGGAGTTCGCTTTCGACCAGGCGTCCCGGGGCGGTGCCGAGCTGGTTGTGGTGCACACCTGGAACGACCACGTCGCCGAGAGCGCGTGGGCGATGGCGCCCTATGTGGCACTCGACTGGGAAGCCATCGAGGCCGAGGCGTACCTGCTGCTGGCCGAACGGTTGGCGGGCTGGCAGGAGAAGTACCCCGACGTCGTGGTGCGGCGCGTGGTCACCAAGGAGTCCGCGACGCGCGCCCTGATGAGGGAGGCGGCCGCCGCGCGATTGCTCGTGGTCGGCTCGCGTGGCCGGGGTGGCCTGTGCGGGATGCTGCTCGGCTCCACCAGCCAGGCCCTCCTGCACCACGCGCCCTGCCCGGTCGCCGTCGTCCGAGCCGTCTGA
- a CDS encoding PfaD family polyunsaturated fatty acid/polyketide biosynthesis protein: MIDLIHRVREPLHVVRCPEGGITVGGITVGQGDLLGVLPALYPEWLGDRSFCEVHGVRFPYVAGEMANGIATTRMVVAMARADMLGFFGAGGLAPSTVEIAVDELCRELAGRTNWGVNLIHSPAEPAVEEAVADLLLRRGVPRISASAFMTLTPAVVRCAVSGLRRETNGWISRRTAVFAKLSRPELAEQFLSPAPEPLLRVLVERGQITAEEAELARHIPVAEDVTVEADSGGHTDNRPLSALLPTILAVRDEVCARHGYHRPVRVGAAGGLGTPGAVAAAFALGAAYVLTGSVNQVAVEAGVSDEAKKLLAQADITDVAMAPAADMFELGVKLQVLKRGTMFAARANRLYQVYRDHDGIESIPQPLLDRLEKEVLGASVADVWVQTKQFWAERDPAELDKAERDPKHRMALVFRWYLGGSSRWAITGDPARRSDYQLWCGPAMGAFNRWAAGSFLAEPATRSVVQIALNLLEGSAALTRAHQARTYGVPVPAEVFAFRPRPLS, translated from the coding sequence ATGATCGATCTGATCCACCGGGTGCGCGAACCGCTGCACGTCGTCCGCTGCCCAGAGGGCGGAATCACTGTCGGCGGGATCACGGTAGGGCAGGGCGACCTGCTCGGCGTCCTGCCCGCGCTGTACCCGGAGTGGCTCGGCGACCGCAGCTTCTGCGAAGTGCACGGCGTCCGTTTCCCTTATGTGGCGGGGGAGATGGCCAACGGCATCGCGACGACGCGGATGGTGGTCGCGATGGCCCGGGCCGACATGCTCGGCTTCTTCGGCGCAGGAGGGCTCGCACCGTCCACAGTGGAAATAGCCGTCGACGAGCTGTGCCGCGAGCTGGCAGGGAGGACGAACTGGGGCGTCAACCTGATCCACTCGCCGGCCGAGCCCGCCGTGGAGGAGGCCGTCGCCGACCTGCTGCTGCGGCGCGGCGTGCCGCGGATCTCCGCGTCGGCGTTCATGACGCTGACCCCGGCCGTCGTGCGGTGCGCAGTCTCCGGGCTGCGTCGCGAGACCAACGGGTGGATCAGCCGCCGTACCGCCGTGTTCGCCAAGCTCTCGCGCCCGGAGCTGGCCGAGCAGTTCCTGTCCCCGGCACCTGAACCGCTGCTTCGCGTCCTCGTGGAGCGTGGGCAGATCACCGCCGAGGAGGCCGAGCTGGCCCGCCACATCCCGGTCGCCGAGGACGTCACCGTGGAGGCCGACAGCGGTGGGCACACCGACAACCGGCCGCTTTCCGCTTTGCTGCCGACGATCCTGGCCGTTCGCGACGAGGTGTGCGCGCGGCACGGCTACCACCGGCCCGTGCGGGTCGGCGCGGCGGGCGGGCTCGGCACTCCGGGCGCTGTCGCGGCCGCCTTCGCGCTCGGCGCCGCCTACGTGCTGACCGGCTCGGTCAACCAGGTCGCCGTCGAGGCAGGGGTGTCCGACGAGGCGAAGAAGCTCCTCGCGCAGGCCGACATCACCGACGTCGCGATGGCCCCGGCCGCCGACATGTTCGAGCTCGGCGTGAAGCTCCAGGTGCTCAAGCGCGGCACCATGTTCGCCGCGCGGGCCAACCGGCTGTACCAGGTCTACCGCGACCACGACGGCATCGAGTCCATCCCGCAGCCGCTGCTGGACCGGCTGGAGAAGGAGGTCCTGGGCGCCTCCGTCGCGGACGTGTGGGTGCAGACCAAGCAGTTCTGGGCCGAGCGCGACCCGGCCGAGCTGGACAAGGCGGAGCGCGACCCGAAGCACCGAATGGCGCTCGTGTTCCGCTGGTACCTGGGCGGTTCGAGCCGTTGGGCGATCACCGGCGACCCGGCGCGGCGCAGCGACTACCAGCTGTGGTGCGGCCCGGCGATGGGCGCGTTCAACCGGTGGGCCGCGGGCAGTTTCCTCGCCGAGCCTGCCACCCGCTCGGTCGTGCAGATCGCGTTGAACCTGCTGGAAGGCAGCGCCGCGCTGACCCGTGCCCACCAGGCCCGCACCTACGGCGTGCCCGTTCCCGCCGAGGTGTTCGCCTTCCGCCCCCGCCCGCTGAGTTGA
- a CDS encoding response regulator transcription factor, with the protein MVQEVRIRLCKFSPIIEYGLGKLLGSVPGFQVIADRGVTRPGHVDIVCAASADAGTVVRLSSRARVLVMTDSSDAEEAQRYFLAGALGCVSASAPLRTVVEAVQRVARGQRFLAPDFGVPTPVGPVGNEELSPRETEVLSHIANGRTHDQIARTMGISRHTVDTYVKRVRKKLSLGNKAELTRAAISTQLALSRAR; encoded by the coding sequence GTGGTTCAGGAAGTTCGCATCAGGCTGTGCAAGTTCAGCCCGATAATCGAGTACGGGCTCGGGAAGCTGCTGGGGTCGGTTCCCGGGTTCCAGGTGATCGCCGATCGCGGCGTCACCCGCCCGGGGCACGTCGACATCGTGTGCGCGGCCTCGGCCGACGCGGGGACGGTGGTGCGGCTGTCCTCGCGGGCGCGAGTGCTGGTGATGACCGATTCGTCCGACGCCGAGGAGGCGCAACGCTACTTCCTCGCGGGCGCGCTGGGCTGCGTGAGCGCGTCGGCGCCGCTGCGGACAGTGGTGGAGGCGGTCCAGCGGGTGGCGCGGGGCCAGCGGTTCCTCGCTCCCGACTTCGGTGTGCCCACACCGGTCGGGCCGGTCGGCAACGAGGAGCTGTCGCCGAGGGAGACCGAAGTGCTCTCCCACATCGCCAACGGCAGGACCCATGACCAGATCGCCAGGACGATGGGCATCAGCAGGCACACCGTGGACACCTACGTGAAGCGGGTGCGCAAGAAGCTCAGCCTCGGCAACAAGGCGGAGCTGACCCGCGCGGCGATCTCCACGCAGCTGGCGCTCAGCCGAGCACGCTGA
- a CDS encoding allene oxide cyclase barrel-like domain-containing protein, whose amino-acid sequence MRTRIWVAAIALAGTALAATPAAGVTEMVIKVGNDQFAAVDTGPPGLSVGDSYVYSDTLSRDGRVVGDDGGTCQVTHVTGTTATTNCVLSLRLPEGQITAQALWVRGTTPLRMAITGGTGRYRDASGELVATDIQTPDETYLITLFNGRHG is encoded by the coding sequence ATGCGCACACGGATCTGGGTGGCGGCGATCGCACTGGCCGGGACGGCACTGGCCGCCACGCCCGCGGCGGGCGTGACGGAGATGGTGATCAAGGTCGGCAACGACCAGTTCGCCGCCGTCGACACGGGACCTCCCGGCCTGTCGGTCGGCGACTCCTACGTCTACTCCGACACCCTCTCCCGCGACGGCCGAGTGGTCGGCGACGACGGGGGCACCTGCCAGGTCACCCACGTCACCGGAACGACCGCCACCACGAACTGCGTGCTCTCGCTGCGCCTGCCGGAGGGGCAGATCACCGCGCAGGCCCTCTGGGTGCGCGGGACCACCCCGCTCCGGATGGCGATCACCGGCGGCACCGGGCGCTACCGGGACGCGAGCGGCGAGCTGGTGGCGACGGACATCCAGACTCCGGACGAGACCTACCTGATCACCCTGTTCAATGGACGGCATGGCTGA
- a CDS encoding 3-oxoacyl-ACP synthase III family protein yields the protein MTYSRIGQIAVHLPEGGRTSAEVEALVAELNPGFEPPEGLIERFTGVRYRHIAPEDTQASDLAVAAIEKLFASWGHGIDDVDLLIFAAASTDVIEPATAHIVSDKLGGSCPVFDISNACSSVFNAIEVADALIRTGQYRRVLIACGERVSPGARYRDVATMDDFVHAGASHTVSDAGAALLVEASDEPGIIGHRSIANSSAWSATVVPLVHDKESDTLKVEYLGVKTLDLMKGLDQADITPLLDAVAGFGLTMDDFDVVCIHQAVLAYVEVFCERAGIPYDRTVLTLADHGNVASATLPLQLVKAVESGRLNPGDKVLLVGLASGLSLGVMAMQW from the coding sequence GTGACGTACTCCAGGATCGGCCAGATCGCGGTGCACCTTCCGGAGGGCGGGCGGACGAGCGCGGAGGTGGAAGCCCTCGTCGCCGAGCTGAACCCGGGTTTCGAACCCCCGGAGGGGCTGATCGAGCGCTTCACCGGGGTCCGCTACCGGCACATCGCCCCGGAGGACACGCAGGCCTCGGACCTGGCGGTGGCGGCCATCGAGAAGCTGTTCGCGTCCTGGGGCCACGGCATCGACGACGTGGACCTGCTGATCTTCGCGGCCGCGAGCACCGACGTGATCGAACCCGCGACGGCGCACATCGTCTCCGACAAGCTCGGTGGCTCCTGCCCGGTCTTCGACATCAGCAACGCGTGCAGCAGCGTGTTCAACGCGATCGAGGTCGCCGACGCGCTCATCCGCACCGGGCAGTACCGGCGGGTGCTGATCGCTTGCGGTGAAAGGGTTTCCCCGGGGGCGCGGTACCGCGACGTCGCCACGATGGACGACTTCGTGCACGCCGGGGCGTCCCACACGGTCTCCGACGCGGGCGCCGCGCTGCTGGTGGAGGCCAGCGACGAGCCCGGGATCATCGGCCACCGGTCGATCGCGAACTCCAGTGCGTGGTCGGCCACCGTCGTCCCCCTGGTGCACGACAAGGAGTCCGACACGCTGAAGGTGGAGTACCTCGGCGTGAAGACGCTCGACCTGATGAAGGGCCTCGACCAGGCGGACATCACCCCGCTGCTGGACGCGGTCGCCGGGTTCGGCCTGACCATGGACGACTTCGACGTGGTGTGCATCCACCAAGCGGTGCTCGCCTATGTCGAGGTGTTCTGCGAGCGCGCCGGGATCCCCTACGACCGCACCGTTCTGACGCTGGCCGACCACGGCAACGTGGCGTCGGCGACCCTGCCGCTGCAGCTGGTCAAGGCCGTGGAGAGCGGGCGGCTGAACCCGGGGGACAAGGTCCTGCTCGTCGGCTTGGCCAGCGGGCTCAGCCTCGGCGTGATGGCGATGCAATGGTGA
- a CDS encoding NAD-dependent epimerase/dehydratase family protein produces the protein MKILVTGGGGFLGKAVCARLLAAGHEVVSFSRTYHADLDVDQLQGDLRDYGTVSAAVAGRDAVVHCGAKAGQWGQTYEFYGTNVLGTDHVINACREHGVRRLVFTSSPSVVHNGQDLDGVDESAPYATHFPGNYPRTKAEAEKRVLAANSPGLATVALRPHLIWGPGDPHFLPRILSRARAGRMRLIGPPGKLIDTIYIDNAADAHLLAVERLEPGSPIAGRAYFLTQDDPHTADETLNALLAAAGLPPETRRVPFALAKLAATVVEGAYRLAAARSEPPLTRMVVDHGGTSHWFDISAARRDLGYHPKVSTEEGLRRLADHLSARERA, from the coding sequence ATGAAGATCCTGGTGACCGGTGGCGGTGGGTTCCTCGGCAAGGCGGTGTGCGCGCGGCTGCTCGCCGCCGGGCACGAGGTCGTCTCCTTCTCCCGCACCTACCACGCTGACCTCGACGTGGACCAGCTCCAGGGCGACCTGCGCGACTACGGCACGGTGAGCGCCGCGGTCGCGGGCCGGGACGCGGTGGTCCACTGCGGGGCGAAGGCCGGTCAGTGGGGCCAGACCTACGAGTTCTACGGCACCAACGTCCTCGGCACGGATCACGTGATCAACGCCTGCCGGGAGCACGGGGTGCGGCGGCTGGTCTTCACCTCCAGCCCGAGCGTCGTCCACAACGGACAGGACCTCGACGGGGTGGACGAGAGCGCCCCGTACGCGACGCACTTCCCCGGCAACTACCCCAGGACCAAGGCCGAGGCGGAGAAGCGGGTGCTGGCCGCGAACTCCCCGGGCCTGGCGACGGTGGCGCTGCGCCCGCACCTCATCTGGGGGCCGGGCGACCCGCACTTCCTGCCGCGCATCCTGAGCCGGGCACGGGCCGGGCGGATGCGGCTGATCGGCCCGCCCGGCAAGCTGATCGACACCATCTACATCGACAACGCCGCCGACGCGCACCTGCTCGCGGTGGAGCGGCTGGAGCCCGGATCGCCGATCGCGGGCCGCGCCTACTTCCTCACCCAGGACGACCCGCACACCGCGGACGAGACGCTGAACGCGCTGTTGGCGGCCGCCGGGTTGCCGCCGGAGACCCGCCGCGTCCCGTTCGCCCTGGCCAAGCTGGCCGCGACGGTGGTGGAGGGCGCCTACCGGCTGGCCGCCGCGCGGTCCGAGCCGCCGCTGACCCGGATGGTCGTCGACCACGGCGGCACCTCGCACTGGTTCGACATCTCCGCCGCGCGCCGCGACCTCGGCTACCACCCGAAGGTCAGCACCGAGGAGGGCCTGCGGCGGCTGGCCGACCACCTCTCCGCGCGGGAGCGAGCATGA
- a CDS encoding PEP/pyruvate-binding domain-containing protein has product MADGELVLPLDVATDLATVGGKGLSLAKLARAGFPVPPGFHVTTHAHRRFTTTREMPEDVATAVRSALSELDGPVAVRSSATAEDLPGLSFAGQYDSFLGVVGEEAVLEAIERCWASLWTDRAIAYRARNGISSVEMAVVVQRLVPAESAGVLFTVNPLTGNHDELVINAARGLGDALVGGEVTPDIHVVARSTGQVVDTVPDPVLTEDEIVELAHLGERVAEVHDTPMDVEWACHDGTFWLVQARPVTGLDEQADDSHRGDYLWTSTNVGEAIPSVMTPATWSLARELTMPEIAGHPMTGNIGGRFYLNLSLPLSLASALGLGRIALRRSERVFGRIGAGVEIPRVPMSRATAVRAAATMAMWMGRQALSYYWRLGRILSENPKRCKELHRRIGETDDPRALAALWRSDVEELLTGTCRTLEAGARQASPDGVAAVLRRWVGEADTAALMTGLHDEADGALESLGPLLGLARLRRGEVDRESFLWAWGHRCPDEFEVSAPRPAEDPEWLDRQLAGLGDPEALLRRRAQARDAAWCRLRARRPLGAKLIRRRLDRLAKAARTRERARSEFVRGFWVFRVFALRAGELTGLGEDVFNLTFPEIVAVLDGDRSAVAKIPGRRAAHRRYRALPQYPTLIRGRFDPAALGRAEEPGDGAITGFPGVGGVVEGTARVVSTVEEAESLLPGEVLVAVSTNIGWTPLFPRAAAVVTDIGAPLSHAVIVARELGIPAVVGCGTATARLATGDRVRVDGLRGTVSVLG; this is encoded by the coding sequence ATGGCTGACGGGGAACTCGTCCTTCCGCTCGACGTGGCAACGGATCTGGCCACGGTCGGCGGGAAGGGGCTCTCGCTGGCGAAGCTCGCCCGCGCGGGCTTCCCGGTGCCTCCGGGGTTCCACGTCACCACCCACGCCCACCGGAGGTTCACCACCACGCGGGAGATGCCGGAGGACGTCGCGACGGCCGTCCGAAGTGCACTGTCCGAATTGGACGGCCCAGTCGCGGTGCGGTCGTCGGCCACGGCGGAGGACCTGCCCGGCTTGTCCTTCGCCGGCCAGTACGACAGCTTCCTCGGCGTCGTCGGCGAGGAAGCTGTGCTGGAGGCGATCGAACGGTGCTGGGCGTCGCTGTGGACCGACCGCGCCATCGCCTACCGCGCTCGCAACGGCATCTCCTCGGTGGAGATGGCGGTGGTGGTGCAGCGGCTCGTGCCCGCCGAGTCCGCCGGAGTGCTGTTCACCGTCAACCCGTTGACCGGCAACCACGACGAGCTGGTGATCAACGCCGCGCGCGGGCTCGGCGACGCCCTCGTCGGCGGCGAGGTCACGCCCGACATCCACGTCGTCGCGCGAAGCACCGGGCAGGTGGTGGACACGGTCCCCGATCCGGTGCTCACCGAGGACGAGATCGTGGAACTCGCCCACCTCGGCGAGCGGGTGGCGGAGGTCCACGACACGCCGATGGACGTCGAATGGGCTTGCCACGACGGGACGTTCTGGCTCGTGCAGGCGCGTCCGGTCACCGGGCTCGACGAGCAGGCCGACGACAGCCACCGCGGTGACTACCTCTGGACCAGCACCAACGTCGGCGAGGCGATCCCGAGCGTGATGACCCCGGCGACGTGGTCGCTGGCGCGCGAGCTGACGATGCCGGAGATCGCCGGGCACCCGATGACGGGCAACATCGGCGGCCGGTTCTACCTCAACCTCAGCCTGCCGCTGAGCCTGGCGAGCGCGCTCGGGCTCGGACGGATCGCGCTCAGGCGCAGCGAACGCGTTTTCGGGCGGATCGGCGCCGGCGTGGAGATCCCCCGCGTCCCGATGTCGCGGGCGACAGCGGTGCGCGCGGCCGCCACCATGGCCATGTGGATGGGCAGGCAGGCGCTGTCCTACTACTGGCGGCTCGGCCGGATCCTCTCGGAGAACCCCAAGCGCTGCAAGGAGCTCCACCGGCGGATCGGCGAAACCGACGATCCGCGCGCGCTCGCCGCGTTGTGGCGCTCGGACGTCGAGGAGCTGCTGACCGGGACGTGCCGGACGCTCGAAGCCGGGGCGCGGCAGGCCAGCCCGGACGGGGTCGCGGCGGTGCTGCGCCGCTGGGTGGGAGAGGCCGACACGGCCGCGCTCATGACCGGCCTGCACGACGAGGCCGACGGCGCGTTGGAGAGCCTTGGGCCGTTGCTCGGACTGGCCCGGCTGCGGCGCGGCGAGGTCGACCGCGAGAGCTTCCTGTGGGCGTGGGGCCACCGCTGCCCCGACGAGTTCGAGGTCTCCGCGCCGCGGCCCGCCGAGGACCCGGAGTGGCTTGATCGGCAGCTCGCCGGGCTCGGCGACCCCGAAGCCCTGTTGCGGCGGCGGGCGCAGGCGCGGGACGCGGCGTGGTGCAGGCTCCGCGCGCGCCGTCCGCTCGGGGCGAAGCTGATCCGCCGGCGGCTGGACCGGCTCGCCAAGGCCGCGCGCACCCGGGAGCGCGCCCGGTCGGAGTTCGTCCGCGGGTTCTGGGTGTTCCGGGTCTTCGCCCTCCGCGCGGGCGAGCTGACCGGCCTCGGCGAGGACGTGTTCAACCTGACCTTCCCGGAGATCGTCGCCGTGCTCGACGGAGACCGCTCGGCGGTGGCGAAGATCCCGGGAAGGCGCGCGGCGCACCGGCGGTACCGGGCACTGCCGCAGTACCCGACGCTGATCCGCGGCCGCTTCGACCCGGCGGCGCTCGGCCGCGCGGAGGAACCCGGTGACGGCGCGATCACCGGGTTCCCCGGTGTGGGGGGCGTCGTCGAGGGAACCGCCCGCGTGGTGTCCACAGTGGAGGAAGCGGAGTCCTTGCTGCCCGGGGAGGTCCTGGTCGCGGTCTCCACCAACATCGGCTGGACCCCGCTGTTCCCCCGCGCCGCCGCCGTCGTCACCGACATCGGCGCGCCGCTGTCCCACGCCGTGATCGTGGCGCGGGAACTGGGCATCCCGGCGGTGGTCGGCTGCGGCACCGCCACCGCCCGGCTGGCCACCGGCGACCGCGTCCGCGTCGACGGGCTGCGCGGAACGGTCAGCGTGCTCGGCTGA
- a CDS encoding alpha/beta fold hydrolase: MPGSRKEVIPDYDFTSRWFQHATARQHYLDEGAGPPVLMVHGNPSWSFHWRRLVRELRTDHRCVVPDHVGMGLSDSPPERDYDYTLASRVDDLAALTDELIENGDAPPTGWTLVAHDWGGPIGLAWAARYPERVARLVLLNTAAFPNPFRRFPLTLRLPLWAIKNTRLAEHLFLRHNVFARGAALLGVTRGMPKQVRAGYLHPYRTPRDRLAVLRFVQDIPLRPGDRAWPELLAAECGAALLADRPAFIGWGGRDPVFRSAFLDEWRRRFPRAVYRVYPKAGHYVLEDRATELLREIREFLSVS, translated from the coding sequence GTGCCGGGCTCCCGAAAAGAAGTCATTCCGGATTACGATTTCACATCGCGGTGGTTCCAGCACGCCACCGCCCGGCAGCACTACCTGGACGAGGGCGCGGGCCCGCCGGTGCTGATGGTGCACGGCAACCCCAGCTGGAGCTTCCACTGGCGCCGCCTGGTCCGCGAGTTGCGCACCGACCACCGGTGCGTCGTGCCCGACCACGTCGGGATGGGGCTCTCCGACAGCCCGCCCGAGCGCGACTACGACTACACGCTGGCCTCGCGGGTGGACGACCTGGCCGCGCTCACCGACGAGCTGATCGAGAACGGCGACGCCCCGCCCACCGGCTGGACGCTGGTGGCCCACGACTGGGGCGGGCCGATCGGCCTGGCCTGGGCGGCGCGGTACCCGGAGCGGGTGGCGCGCCTGGTCCTGCTCAACACGGCGGCCTTCCCGAACCCGTTCCGGCGGTTCCCGCTGACCCTGCGGCTGCCGCTCTGGGCGATCAAGAACACCAGGCTGGCCGAGCACCTGTTCCTCCGGCACAACGTCTTCGCCAGGGGAGCCGCGCTGCTCGGCGTGACCCGCGGGATGCCGAAGCAGGTCAGGGCGGGGTACCTGCACCCGTACCGGACGCCGCGGGACCGGCTGGCCGTCCTGCGCTTCGTGCAGGACATCCCGCTGCGGCCCGGCGACCGGGCCTGGCCGGAGCTGTTGGCCGCCGAGTGCGGTGCGGCGCTGCTGGCCGACCGCCCGGCCTTCATCGGCTGGGGCGGGCGGGACCCCGTATTCCGTTCGGCGTTCCTCGATGAATGGCGCAGACGTTTCCCGCGTGCGGTGTACCGGGTCTACCCGAAGGCCGGTCACTACGTTCTCGAAGATCGCGCGACCGAACTGTTGCGGGAGATTCGCGAATTTCTTTCCGTTTCCTGA
- a CDS encoding fatty acid CoA ligase family protein, with protein sequence MVSRHAHDFLAAFQDSVEHRPECTAVWWPAGGGAYSRMNYGELGALGEEYTRALWNAGLRRGMRACVLVPPGPELGALFFALVRIGVVPVLIDPGIAKTALRACIAESAPEAFIGVPLAHAARVVLGWGRSSVRVAITVGRRWFWGGPTLKSLCDQVGEEPPEFHPDPDALAGIAFTSGSTGPPKGVEFRGHHLGAQMRLAGQVFPVPSGMVGMSTFPPFSLAGPALGLSMVVPDMDPVHPAEADPATLVTEIDRFGVGGLFGSPALLDRLSRYCVTNDIELSSLSVVTSAGASLDPRIAERMRKCLPPDALLFSGYGATECLPVSVIESRDLLGEVRVASENGAGTCVGVPLPDNDVRIIRVDDGPIAEWSDDLLVPQGDIGEITVAGPSVSERYHDRPDATALHKIRDGERIVHRVGDLGWLDEHGRLWFCGRKSQRVRTAWGDLNTEQIEPIANTVRGVRRSALVGVGPAGQQQPVVCVETERGVRQSGRNRIAAEVLRLVADRGVRTVLFHPKFPVDVRHNAKIGRERLARWASRRAR encoded by the coding sequence ATGGTGAGCCGGCACGCCCACGACTTCCTCGCCGCGTTCCAGGACTCGGTGGAGCACCGGCCGGAGTGCACGGCGGTGTGGTGGCCCGCGGGCGGCGGCGCGTACTCGCGGATGAACTACGGCGAACTCGGTGCGCTGGGCGAGGAGTACACCAGGGCGCTGTGGAACGCGGGGCTGCGCAGGGGAATGCGCGCGTGCGTGCTCGTTCCGCCCGGCCCGGAGCTCGGGGCGCTGTTCTTCGCGCTCGTCCGGATCGGCGTGGTGCCCGTGCTCATCGACCCGGGCATCGCGAAGACCGCGTTGCGGGCCTGCATCGCGGAGTCCGCGCCCGAGGCGTTCATCGGTGTCCCGCTGGCGCATGCGGCGCGCGTGGTGCTGGGTTGGGGACGATCCAGCGTGCGCGTTGCGATCACCGTGGGGCGCAGGTGGTTCTGGGGCGGGCCGACGCTGAAGTCGCTGTGCGACCAGGTCGGTGAGGAGCCGCCGGAGTTCCACCCGGACCCGGACGCGCTTGCGGGCATCGCGTTCACGTCGGGCTCGACCGGGCCGCCGAAGGGCGTGGAGTTCCGCGGCCACCACCTCGGCGCGCAGATGCGGCTGGCCGGGCAGGTGTTCCCGGTCCCGTCCGGGATGGTGGGGATGTCCACCTTCCCGCCGTTCTCGCTGGCCGGGCCCGCGCTCGGGCTGAGCATGGTGGTGCCGGACATGGACCCGGTGCACCCGGCGGAAGCGGATCCGGCGACGCTGGTCACCGAGATCGACCGGTTCGGGGTGGGTGGCCTGTTCGGCTCGCCCGCGCTGCTGGACCGGCTGTCCCGGTACTGCGTGACCAACGACATCGAGCTGTCGTCGTTGTCCGTGGTCACCTCCGCCGGAGCGTCGCTGGACCCGAGGATCGCCGAACGCATGCGGAAGTGCCTGCCGCCGGACGCGCTGCTGTTCTCCGGCTACGGCGCGACCGAGTGCCTGCCGGTGAGCGTGATCGAGAGCCGTGACCTGCTCGGCGAGGTCCGGGTGGCGAGCGAGAACGGCGCGGGCACCTGCGTCGGCGTCCCGCTGCCGGACAACGACGTCCGGATCATCCGCGTCGACGACGGGCCGATCGCCGAGTGGAGCGACGATCTCCTCGTCCCGCAGGGCGACATCGGTGAGATCACGGTTGCCGGGCCGAGTGTCAGCGAGCGCTACCACGACCGGCCGGACGCGACGGCGCTGCACAAGATCCGCGACGGCGAGCGGATCGTGCACCGCGTCGGTGATCTCGGCTGGCTCGACGAGCACGGGCGGTTGTGGTTCTGCGGCCGCAAGTCGCAGCGCGTGCGCACCGCATGGGGCGACCTGAACACCGAGCAGATCGAGCCGATCGCGAACACGGTGCGCGGGGTGCGGCGCTCCGCCCTCGTCGGCGTCGGTCCGGCGGGACAGCAACAGCCGGTGGTGTGCGTGGAGACCGAGCGGGGGGTGCGGCAGTCCGGCCGCAACCGCATCGCCGCCGAGGTGCTGCGGCTGGTCGCCGACCGCGGCGTGCGGACCGTGCTGTTCCACCCGAAGTTCCCGGTCGACGTGCGGCACAACGCGAAGATCGGCCGCGAGCGGCTGGCCCGGTGGGCGTCGAGGAGGGCGCGATGA